From the genome of Rhizobium oryzihabitans:
TGCCGAGATCGGCTACCTGATGGAAACCGGGGTGCCTGAGAAGAACATTCCTCAGCGCGCGTTCCTTGTGCCAGGCATCGAGAACGCAAAACCCGATATCGGCAAGACGATGGAGGCCGGCGCTATCAAGTCGCTCACGGGTGACGCAGAAGCCGCCGACAAGACGCTGCACAAGGTCGGGCTTATCGGTCAGGCGGCTGTGCAGAAGAAAATCACCGATGGTCCTTTCGATCCTCTCGCCCCAGCCACATTGGCTAAGCGCAAGGCAAAGGGTCGTACTGGTGAAAAGCCGCTGATTGATACCGGTTCTCTTCGACAGAGCATTTCTTACGCGGTTCGTCCGAAAGGTGAGTGACCATGGCAACGCTTGACGTCACCGAAATCCTGTCCGACCCGGACTTCTGCGACACGGTCACGATCACCCGCAAGACCGAGACAATCGGATCGAACGGTCGACCCGTGATCACGACGGAGACGTTCACCAACGTCGTTGCTGTCGTCACAGCGGGCCAAGGAGACATGCTGAAGCGGTTTCCTGAACTGACGAGGGTAGAGGGGCAGTGATGGTCCATACGACCTTCAGGCTCGTTGCCGCGACACAAACGACGCAGGCGGATGAAATGGCGTGGAACAGCGTCAACTATCGCCTGACCGCGCTGAACGACTGGACGAACTTCGGGGCGGGCTTCGTCTCGGCAATCTTCACGATGACCGATCTGCTTGAGGCTTCCCCGACATGAACACGTCAGCAACGGGCGGATATCTCCAGCCCACGTCAACAGGACCGGCGCAGGATGCCGAGCTTGAAGACCAGATACAGGCGGCAATCGTCGGGATTACGGGGCTTGCCTGCTCTCTGGTTCGCCCTCGGTGGCAACAGAACCCGCCAAAGCCGCCCGCGATCAACGTCAACTGGTGCGCTTTCGGGATCACTCGTCAGCGCTCGGACAATTTCAACGCTGTGCGCCACTTGGGCGACGGCGATGGCAGCGATCAATCGATCACACACGAAACGATTGAGTTGCTCGTTTCCTTCTACGGGCCAGCAGGGCAGGCGTACGCCTCAGCCTTCAAGGACGGCCTTCAGATACCGCAGAACATGGAAGTGCTCCAATCGCAGGGAATGGCCTTCTACGAGGCCAGAGACACGATTGCAGCGCCAGAACTCATCAGCACGCAGTGGATGCGCCGTTTCGACGTGCCGTTCACGCTGAGACGACAGATCACGAGGACTTATCCGGTTCTCAATCTGCTCGGGGCCGATGGCTCCATTCAATCCGAAACCAATTCCGAAAACTGGACCGCACAGGAGCGATAGCCAATGGCGACAGGTCTCAATGTCAACAACGTGGTGAACGTCTCGGTAAACCTGAGCCCCATCGCCGCGGCTGCACGTAATTTCGGCGCGCTCCTGATCCTCGGATCCAGCGACGTCATCGACACCGGACAGAGGATGCGGACCTATTCCGACCTCGACGGCGTGGCATCTGATTTCGGGACGACCGCCCCGGAATATCTGGCCGCCAATCTGTTCTTCTCGCAGAGCCCCCAGCCCGCAATCCTCTACGTGGGCCGCTGGGCACAGACCGCCACGAAGGGGACGCTGAACGGTGGCGTCCTGACGGCTTCCGAGCAGCTTATGTCTGCATGGACCTCGATCACCACTGGGTCCATGAAAATCGACATCGACGGCGCGACCAAAACGCTGTCTGCCTTGAACTTCTCGTCCGAGACGAACCTCAACGGCGTTGCCTCCGTCATCGACACAGCGCTGACCGGAGCAACCGTCACATGGGATGCTGCCAATGGTCGTTTTGTCGTCAAGTCTGACACGACCGGCGTAACGTCGACCGTTGGATACGCCACAGCAACCGGCTCGGGAACGGACATTTCCGCGCAGCTGAAGCTCACCACCGGTCTGGCTTCTGCCCCGGTAGGAGGCATTGCTGCCGAAACACTGGTATCTGCCCTGACGACCTTTGCCGACATGTCCAACGACTGGTACGGCGTCACGGTGGCAACTGCGACCGCCCCGAACGATGCCGCCTATCTTGCCGCCGCTGCCTTCATCGAGGGTGCTGCGGTGTCGCATATCCTGGGCATCACGATCACCAACACGCAGGCGCTGGACTCGACTGTCGTGAACGACCTGCCGGCGCTGCTGAAAACGGCGAACTATAAGCGCACTGTGACGCAGTATTCGTCCTCGTCACCTTACGCCGTGGCATCGCTGCTCGGTCGCGCCTTCACGGTCGACTTCACGGCGAACAACAGCACGATCACGCTGAAGTTCAAGCAGGAGCCGGGTGTATCGGCCGAAAAGCTGACGCAGACGCAGGCGAACGCTCTCAAGGGCAAGAACTGCAACGTCTTCGTCGCCTATGCCAATGCAACGGCAATCATTCAGGAAGGCGTGATGGCCAACGGGTACTTCTTCGATGAAGTGCACGGCACAGACTGGTTGCAGAACGAAGTCCAGAACAACGTCTACAATCTGCTCTACCAGTCGACCACGAAGATCCCACAGACAGACGCAGGCGTGAACATGATCGTCAACGTGATCGAGTCCACGATGGACGAGGCGGTCAACAACGGTCTGGTCGCTCCCGGCGTCTGGAATGCTGGTGGATTCGGTGAACTGAGCCAGGGCGATACGCTCACCAAGGGTTACTACGTCTATGCGCCGAAGGTTGCGACCCAGACGCAGGCAGCGCGTGAAACTCGCGTTGCTCCGACAATCCAGGTTGCAGCAAAACTCGCCGGCGCCGTCCACAAGGTAAACGTGATTATCAACGTCAACCGGTAATCGGTTGCTTTGAAAGGATAAAACATGGCAACGTATTCCTTCTTGGACGTGACGGCCTCGATTGCCGGCCCCGGTGGAAACTTCTCTCTCGGCAATGGCTCCGGCAACTCCGAGGAAGGCATCACCATCACGATGACCGAAGACAAGAACACCATGACGATCGGCGCCGACGGTAGTGCAATGCACTCCCTTCACGCCGGTAAGTCTGGAACCGTCTCGGTCCGGCTGCTGAAAACCAGCCCAGTCAACAAGCAGTTGATGACGCTCTACAATTACCAGACCACGTCATCGGCGCTTCACGGTCGCAACACCATCACGATCCGCGACACGGCCCGTGGTGACAGCATCACGGCAGCAATCTGCGCTTTCGCCAAGGCTCCAGACCTGACCTACGCCAAGGACGGCAACACCGTCGAATGGTCATGGCAGGCTGGCAAGATCGACCAGATTTTGGGTGAGGGCGTCTAATGTCTGAATTCGAGATCAACGACGTGAAATATCGGGCTGAGCAGCTCGACGCGATGCAGCAGTTTCACGTCGCTCGTCGCATTGCTCCTGTGATCGCCGTTGTGCCCAATGTGCTGAAAAGCATCAAGGGTGACATCGGCGCCTTGCAGCCGTTGCTGGAGATCGTCGGCAAGATGCCAGACGATGATGTGAATTACATCATCTCGGAATGCATGAGCGTCGTCTATCGCCTCGATGGCCCCGGTTATGTTCGAGTGTGGACGCGCGGCACCAACAAGCCGATGTTTGCCGACATGGACATGACCGTTCTGCTTCGCATCGTCTTTCAGGTGGTGTCGGACAATCTTCTCCCTTTTATGAGCGCCGGCCAGCAAGCATCCCCCGATCAGAAGCCGGCGTAAAGTTTGATCCGGTCAGCCTGCCGGATGGCATGGACTGGATGATGCGTCCCGTGATGCGGGGGCTTTGCCGATACGAGAGCCTGAAAGACGGCTCCGTCGACCTGTGCGACATCGCGCAGATGAATGAAGCAATAGACGCGCTGGACGAAAACACGCAGCGTGCGCAAAAGGCGGCGAGGGAAAACTGATGGCCGATACCATCCGCGAGTTCCTCGTCTCCATCGGCTACGGGGTAGACCAGCAGTCCGAGAGAAAATTCAAGGATAGCGTCCGGTCTGCCACTCTGCAGGCCGAGCTTATGTCGAAGGCCATCGTTGCGGCGGCAAAGACGACCGCTGAGGCGCTTCAACAGGTCGCGAAGAACTTCGATAGCCTGTACTGGACATCGCAGCGTACGGGCGCCTCTGTCCAGAATATCCGCGCTCTGTCTTATGCGGTCTCGCAGCTTGGCGGATCGTATCAGGGCGCCATTCAGTCGATCGAGGCGTTCGGCCAGAGGCTGCGAACCAATCCGGGCTATGAAAGCCTGGTCAAGTCGCTCGGCGTGCAGACGCGAGCTCGTAACGGTCAGCTTCGCGACCAGATCGACGTCATGGAAGACTTGGGCAAGCGGCTCAAGTCGATGCCTTATTATCAGGCGAACCAGTATGCCTCGGCGCTGGGGATTGATGAAACCATGCTCCGCGCGCTGCAAAGCGGCGAGTTGCAGAGGTTCATCAAGGAACAGAAGGAACGCGATCGAGCTTTCGGGCTCAATGGCGACAAGGCCTCCAAGGCATCTCGAGACTTCATGCGTGGCGTCAACGCCATGGCAGCGAGCATCGAGACGCTTTTCGGTAAAGTCCTTTCGGACAACATGCCGAAAATCACCGAGTACATGGAGAAGATCCAGAAATGGATGGTCGACAACGGCCCCGCCATCTCCAAGGCTTTCGGTGACGCTGCTGAGGTGATCGCCACGCTGGCAACCAATCTCGGTGAGGTTCTGGACAAGCTTGAGCCTGTCTGGACCGGCTTCACCAACATTGCCGAATCCATTACCGGCGATAAGGGGCTTGTGGCCGCGATTGAGGTTCTTGTCGGCGCCGCAGTGCTTGGCAAGCTGATCTCCATGCTCGGGCTGCTCGTCGGCGGCACGGGTGGCGGCTTGATGGGCAAGTTCCTTGGAATGCTGGGCATCTA
Proteins encoded in this window:
- a CDS encoding phage neck terminator protein; amino-acid sequence: MNTSATGGYLQPTSTGPAQDAELEDQIQAAIVGITGLACSLVRPRWQQNPPKPPAINVNWCAFGITRQRSDNFNAVRHLGDGDGSDQSITHETIELLVSFYGPAGQAYASAFKDGLQIPQNMEVLQSQGMAFYEARDTIAAPELISTQWMRRFDVPFTLRRQITRTYPVLNLLGADGSIQSETNSENWTAQER
- a CDS encoding DUF3383 domain-containing protein; its protein translation is MATGLNVNNVVNVSVNLSPIAAAARNFGALLILGSSDVIDTGQRMRTYSDLDGVASDFGTTAPEYLAANLFFSQSPQPAILYVGRWAQTATKGTLNGGVLTASEQLMSAWTSITTGSMKIDIDGATKTLSALNFSSETNLNGVASVIDTALTGATVTWDAANGRFVVKSDTTGVTSTVGYATATGSGTDISAQLKLTTGLASAPVGGIAAETLVSALTTFADMSNDWYGVTVATATAPNDAAYLAAAAFIEGAAVSHILGITITNTQALDSTVVNDLPALLKTANYKRTVTQYSSSSPYAVASLLGRAFTVDFTANNSTITLKFKQEPGVSAEKLTQTQANALKGKNCNVFVAYANATAIIQEGVMANGYFFDEVHGTDWLQNEVQNNVYNLLYQSTTKIPQTDAGVNMIVNVIESTMDEAVNNGLVAPGVWNAGGFGELSQGDTLTKGYYVYAPKVATQTQAARETRVAPTIQVAAKLAGAVHKVNVIINVNR
- a CDS encoding DUF3277 family protein, giving the protein MATYSFLDVTASIAGPGGNFSLGNGSGNSEEGITITMTEDKNTMTIGADGSAMHSLHAGKSGTVSVRLLKTSPVNKQLMTLYNYQTTSSALHGRNTITIRDTARGDSITAAICAFAKAPDLTYAKDGNTVEWSWQAGKIDQILGEGV
- a CDS encoding phage tail assembly chaperone codes for the protein MSEFEINDVKYRAEQLDAMQQFHVARRIAPVIAVVPNVLKSIKGDIGALQPLLEIVGKMPDDDVNYIISECMSVVYRLDGPGYVRVWTRGTNKPMFADMDMTVLLRIVFQVVSDNLLPFMSAGQQASPDQKPA
- a CDS encoding DUF6889 family protein; the encoded protein is MDWMMRPVMRGLCRYESLKDGSVDLCDIAQMNEAIDALDENTQRAQKAAREN